One genomic region from Campylobacter sp. RM5004 encodes:
- a CDS encoding lysophospholipid acyltransferase family protein: protein MAKFKIKLLAFFVYLVLNLIYFTCKKKFYGEKTLPKEPCVVLFWHGKLTMMAFIFAYIKKNGYTKTPYVLISKHKDGELISSVMEFFGIKSVRGSTYDSALEALRQIKILLKEGHDVFITPDGPRGPYHSISVGSYKIASKYNIPTIIFDNAASRVYRAKSWDKMILAKPFSTIAYIISKPINLSVENPEDELSKNFAILEEKLQQEGYYV from the coding sequence ATGGCGAAATTTAAAATTAAGCTTTTGGCTTTTTTTGTATATTTAGTTTTAAATTTAATTTATTTTACTTGTAAGAAAAAATTTTATGGTGAAAAAACCTTGCCAAAAGAGCCTTGTGTAGTGCTTTTTTGGCATGGAAAACTTACTATGATGGCATTTATCTTTGCTTATATTAAAAAAAATGGCTATACAAAAACTCCTTATGTATTAATTAGCAAACATAAAGATGGAGAGCTAATTTCTAGTGTTATGGAGTTTTTTGGCATTAAATCCGTTCGTGGAAGCACTTATGATTCAGCCTTAGAAGCCTTAAGGCAAATTAAAATCTTATTAAAAGAAGGTCATGATGTATTTATAACCCCAGATGGCCCTAGAGGACCTTATCATAGTATTTCGGTAGGCTCTTATAAAATAGCTAGCAAATATAACATTCCTACCATTATTTTTGATAATGCTGCAAGTAGGGTTTATAGAGCTAAGAGTTGGGATAAAATGATATTAGCAAAGCCATTTTCAACCATAGCTTATATTATTTCAAAACCTATTAATTTAAGCGTTGAAAATCCTGAAGATGAATTAAGTAAAAATTTTGCTATATTAGAAGAAAAATTACAGCAAGAAGGATATTATGTTTAG
- a CDS encoding superoxide dismutase, giving the protein MFKLRTLNYATNAFSGFLSEETFNFHYGKHHQTYVNNLNNLIAGTDYEKKDLVEIILSSKDGIFNNAAQVYNHDFYFDCISPVESKMSEELQKAIEENFNTCSNFKDEFVKGATALFGSGWFWLVLNLDTKKLELVKTSNAQTPITENKVPLLVVDVWEHAYYIDHRNARAAYLEEFYKHINWDFVSKAYEWALKEGFNSVKFYANELHK; this is encoded by the coding sequence ATGTTTAAACTAAGAACATTAAATTATGCAACAAATGCATTTTCTGGATTTTTGAGTGAAGAAACTTTTAATTTTCACTATGGCAAACACCATCAAACTTATGTAAATAATCTAAATAATCTAATCGCAGGAACTGATTATGAGAAAAAAGATTTAGTTGAAATTATTCTAAGTTCTAAAGATGGTATTTTTAACAATGCTGCTCAAGTATATAATCATGATTTTTATTTTGATTGCATTAGCCCAGTAGAAAGCAAAATGAGCGAAGAATTACAAAAAGCTATTGAAGAAAACTTTAATACCTGTAGTAATTTTAAAGATGAGTTTGTTAAAGGTGCTACTGCTTTATTTGGTAGTGGTTGGTTTTGGCTTGTGCTAAATCTTGATACTAAAAAATTAGAATTAGTTAAAACTAGCAATGCTCAAACTCCTATTACAGAAAATAAAGTTCCATTGTTAGTAGTTGATGTTTGGGAGCACGCTTATTATATTGACCACAGAAACGCAAGAGCAGCTTATTTAGAAGAGTTTTATAAGCATATTAACTGGGATTTCGTAAGCAAAGCTTATGAATGGGCTTTAAAAGAAGGTTTTAATTCAGTTAAATTCTACGCTAACGAACTTCATAAATAA
- a CDS encoding DUF4198 domain-containing protein produces the protein MKLSKIAFASLFVASTAFAHQFFPMKTDNGYKVGFWADDHWGQYQSDRVFGISAYDANGKRLKAGYDYLNNKIFIEGNPSVATMNYDFGYYTFTKDGKHYAFARNEITDITGANEVTQTRKIYKLGKSIYEWNEASSKALGLKFEIVPLENPLVKKVGDKLKVLVLLDGKPVSGVEFEDQNDDIDGVVTDKNGQATLTLTKPQDGLQIIAAGIKIPYNLDRYGDTLQLTATLSFKSK, from the coding sequence ATGAAATTAAGTAAAATCGCATTCGCAAGTTTATTTGTTGCAAGCACAGCATTTGCTCATCAATTTTTTCCTATGAAAACAGATAATGGCTATAAAGTAGGCTTTTGGGCTGATGATCACTGGGGTCAATATCAAAGCGATAGAGTATTTGGAATTAGTGCTTATGATGCAAATGGCAAGAGATTAAAAGCTGGATATGATTATTTAAATAATAAGATTTTTATAGAAGGAAATCCATCAGTTGCTACTATGAATTATGATTTTGGTTATTATACTTTTACAAAAGATGGCAAGCATTATGCTTTTGCTAGAAATGAAATCACAGATATTACTGGAGCAAACGAAGTAACCCAAACTAGAAAAATTTATAAACTAGGTAAAAGTATTTATGAATGGAATGAAGCTTCTAGTAAAGCTCTTGGCTTAAAATTTGAAATTGTTCCTTTAGAAAATCCACTAGTAAAAAAGGTTGGAGATAAACTAAAAGTTTTAGTTTTACTTGATGGCAAACCTGTTAGTGGTGTAGAATTTGAAGATCAAAATGATGATATTGATGGTGTAGTAACTGATAAAAATGGTCAAGCTACATTAACTCTTACAAAACCACAAGATGGACTTCAAATAATTGCAGCAGGAATTAAAATACCATATAACCTTGATAGATACGGCGATACATTACAACTTACTGCAACTCTTAGCTTTAAATCTAAGTAA
- a CDS encoding thioredoxin domain-containing protein, translated as MKLKILLIILILSSLLFVYKDIINNHKEVNTFELSYIDLDMIKDLKAYTLVNFCSSNNSICNKFQPTLKILFNELSGNDIKIFNINIFENTELLNNFPINLIPIQFFFTKDGKSYKPSEALGLDFQNTIMNEKEFYYHIGVLSKEEIIKILNEMQLNQL; from the coding sequence ATGAAACTAAAAATTTTATTAATTATTTTAATACTTTCATCTCTTTTATTTGTATATAAGGATATTATAAATAATCATAAAGAAGTTAATACTTTTGAACTATCTTATATAGATTTAGATATGATTAAGGACTTAAAGGCTTATACTTTAGTTAATTTTTGTAGCAGTAATAATTCTATATGCAATAAATTTCAACCTACTTTAAAAATTTTATTTAATGAATTAAGTGGGAATGATATTAAAATTTTTAATATTAATATCTTTGAAAATACAGAATTATTGAATAATTTTCCTATTAATTTAATACCTATTCAATTCTTTTTTACAAAAGATGGTAAAAGCTACAAGCCTAGCGAGGCTTTAGGTTTAGATTTTCAAAATACTATTATGAATGAGAAGGAATTTTACTATCACATAGGCGTTTTAAGCAAAGAAGAGATAATAAAAATCCTTAATGAAATGCAATTAAATCAACTCTAA
- a CDS encoding gluconokinase, with protein MKHYNIVVMGVCGCGKSTVGAMLANNLGASFIDGDDLHPRANIEKMQSGTPLNDEDRKPWLERISDVFFSISRRERSCVIACSALKKKYRDEIRKSGKIIFIHLYGDKDLIMQRMSKRSGHYMKENMIDSQFATLEFPKDEELVINISIDAPIGDIVENALNQLELI; from the coding sequence ATGAAACATTATAACATTGTAGTAATGGGTGTTTGTGGCTGCGGTAAAAGCACGGTAGGAGCTATGCTTGCTAATAATTTAGGAGCTAGTTTTATAGATGGAGATGATTTACACCCAAGAGCAAATATAGAAAAAATGCAAAGCGGAACACCTTTAAATGATGAAGATAGAAAGCCTTGGCTTGAAAGAATTTCTGATGTGTTTTTCTCAATTTCAAGAAGAGAACGCTCATGTGTTATTGCATGCTCAGCTCTTAAGAAAAAGTATAGAGATGAAATAAGAAAATCAGGCAAAATCATTTTTATACATTTATATGGTGATAAAGATTTAATCATGCAAAGAATGAGTAAAAGAAGTGGTCATTATATGAAAGAAAATATGATTGATTCACAATTTGCAACGCTAGAATTTCCTAAAGATGAAGAGCTTGTTATAAATATAAGTATAGATGCTCCGATAGGTGATATTGTAGAAAATGCATTAAATCAATTAGAGTTGATTTAA
- a CDS encoding GntP family permease, translated as MELSASYLLCVAAIAVVLLLFMIMKLKIHAFISLIIVSFLTALAANTPLDKILGVMLGGFGSTLASVALLVGVGAMIGKILEVSGGAQVLADTLIEYFGINKAPFALGLASLIFAFPIFFDAGLIVMLPVILSVAHKLKGSILTYALPSVGAFSVMHVFLPPHPGPVAAAATIDANIGWVLILGLVIGLPTWYFSSYLFGLYSGKKMYFKAPDLFEDEKIEIKKKPKFLTVLMILLTPVVLIFISAIISSMQKLEVLSKSSVLFNSLNLLGQTPIALMITLIICIITFYNTLGAKNIEKYCEKSLPAICSVVLVTGAGGMFGGVLRASGIGDALAGTLANLGVPVILAGFIIAAAIRIAQGSATVALTTAAGLMAPVIASYTGLEEFDKVAIVLAIACGSVVCSHFNDSGFWLVKGLFGLDEKTTLKTWTMLETLIGVIGFIFILIILAIYKFIF; from the coding sequence ATGGAGCTTAGTGCCTCTTATTTATTATGTGTCGCTGCTATTGCAGTTGTTTTATTATTATTTATGATTATGAAGCTTAAAATTCATGCTTTTATATCATTAATAATCGTAAGTTTTTTAACTGCTCTTGCAGCTAATACTCCACTAGATAAGATTTTAGGAGTAATGTTAGGTGGTTTTGGTTCAACTTTAGCAAGTGTTGCTTTATTAGTTGGTGTTGGTGCAATGATAGGCAAAATATTAGAAGTATCAGGTGGAGCTCAAGTTTTAGCAGATACTTTGATTGAATATTTTGGCATAAATAAAGCTCCTTTTGCTTTAGGTTTAGCGTCATTAATATTTGCATTTCCTATATTTTTTGATGCTGGTCTTATTGTAATGCTACCTGTTATTTTAAGTGTTGCTCATAAGCTAAAAGGCTCAATTTTAACCTATGCACTTCCTTCTGTTGGTGCGTTTTCTGTAATGCACGTATTTTTACCACCACACCCTGGACCTGTTGCTGCGGCTGCAACTATTGATGCGAATATTGGTTGGGTATTAATATTAGGTCTTGTAATAGGTTTGCCTACATGGTATTTTAGTTCTTATTTATTTGGACTTTATTCAGGTAAGAAAATGTATTTTAAAGCACCTGACTTATTTGAAGATGAAAAAATTGAAATTAAGAAAAAGCCTAAGTTCTTAACCGTTTTAATGATTTTATTAACTCCTGTTGTTTTAATTTTCATTAGTGCAATAATCTCATCTATGCAAAAACTTGAAGTGCTTTCAAAAAGCAGCGTTTTATTTAATTCTTTAAATCTTTTAGGACAAACTCCTATTGCTTTAATGATTACATTAATAATTTGTATTATTACATTTTATAATACTTTAGGTGCAAAAAATATTGAAAAATACTGCGAAAAATCACTTCCTGCAATTTGCTCTGTTGTTTTAGTTACAGGAGCAGGTGGAATGTTTGGTGGGGTTTTAAGAGCTAGCGGTATAGGCGATGCTTTAGCTGGAACTTTAGCTAATTTAGGTGTTCCGGTAATTTTAGCAGGATTTATAATAGCTGCTGCAATTAGAATAGCTCAAGGCTCAGCAACCGTTGCACTAACAACTGCAGCAGGTTTAATGGCACCTGTAATTGCTTCTTATACAGGCTTAGAAGAATTTGATAAAGTTGCAATTGTTTTAGCTATTGCTTGCGGTAGTGTAGTTTGCTCTCACTTTAATGATTCAGGTTTTTGGCTTGTTAAAGGATTGTTTGGACTTGACGAAAAAACAACTCTTAAAACATGGACAATGCTAGAAACTTTAATCGGAGTTATAGGTTTTATCTTTATTCTAATTATTCTAGCTATTTATAAATTTATTTTCTAA